Proteins co-encoded in one Candidatus Binataceae bacterium genomic window:
- a CDS encoding LLM class flavin-dependent oxidoreductase, with the protein MGIEFIGMIGTQPASEIHPPRGPVIDVDYVRRFAQAHEQSGFDRILIGYFSNGADGFVVAAYAAFLTQRLQLMLAHRPGFVAPTLAARKLATLDHFSGGRLAVHIISGGDDSDQAKDGDLLPHDERYARTDEYVEILRRIWTADQPVDHEGKYYRFRRSSPEVKPLQKPYPPIYFGGASEAAIAIAGKHADVYALWGEPLEEAARTIALVRASAARHGRTVRFSLSTRPILAPTEAAAWDRARAIIAKIHQIRGGAPAAVTRKEPQAVGSQRLLAAAEKGKVLDQRLWTEVAAATGARGNTTALVGTPEQVAESLMAYYDLGVTTFLIRGFDPLEDAIDYGRHLIPLVRREAARREGHASHEAAG; encoded by the coding sequence ATGGGCATCGAATTCATCGGGATGATCGGAACACAGCCGGCGTCGGAAATTCATCCGCCGCGCGGGCCTGTAATCGATGTTGACTACGTGCGCCGCTTCGCGCAGGCGCATGAGCAGTCCGGATTCGATCGGATCCTGATTGGATACTTCTCGAACGGCGCGGACGGATTCGTGGTGGCCGCCTACGCCGCATTCCTCACACAGCGGCTGCAGCTGATGCTCGCGCATCGTCCGGGGTTCGTCGCGCCGACGCTCGCCGCTCGCAAGCTGGCGACGCTCGATCATTTCAGCGGCGGGCGCCTGGCCGTACATATCATCTCGGGCGGCGACGACAGCGATCAGGCGAAGGATGGCGACTTGCTGCCGCACGACGAGCGTTACGCGCGGACCGACGAATACGTCGAAATCCTGCGCCGCATCTGGACAGCCGACCAGCCCGTTGACCACGAAGGCAAGTACTACCGCTTCCGCCGCTCGTCACCCGAGGTGAAACCGCTGCAAAAACCCTATCCACCTATCTATTTCGGCGGCGCATCCGAAGCGGCGATCGCGATTGCAGGCAAGCACGCCGACGTCTATGCCCTGTGGGGAGAACCGCTGGAAGAAGCAGCTCGAACCATCGCGCTGGTCAGGGCATCAGCGGCACGGCATGGGCGCACCGTGAGATTCAGTCTTTCGACCAGGCCCATTCTGGCGCCGACCGAAGCGGCCGCCTGGGATCGCGCACGTGCAATCATCGCGAAGATTCATCAGATCCGCGGCGGTGCGCCGGCCGCCGTGACCCGCAAGGAGCCACAGGCGGTCGGATCGCAACGGCTGCTGGCGGCGGCGGAGAAAGGAAAGGTGCTCGACCAGCGCCTCTGGACCGAGGTTGCAGCCGCAACCGGCGCGCGCGGAAACACCACAGCGCTGGTCGGGACGCCAGAGCAAGTCGCGGAATCGTTGATGGCGTATTACGACCTCGGCGTGACGACTTTTCTGATCCGTGGATTCGATCCGCTCGAAGATGCGATCGACTACGGACGCCACCTGATCCCGCTGGTGCGGCGCGAGGCCGCCCGGCGCGAAGGACACGCATCGCACGAAGCGGCCGGATAG
- a CDS encoding class I SAM-dependent methyltransferase — MSSKTISRQRPPALKDARGKVLEIGFGTGLNLPCYPATVTNLVVVDPEDLMPKRVAARISAAPFPVTRVTRSAERLPLEDDAFDCAVSTFTLCTIPDASAALREVRRVLKRDGRFLFLEHGLSEEPSVAKWQRRLNPIQRRIGRGCTLDRRIDTLIADAGLEITRLDRFLIPGMPRTHATMYRGIAAARK; from the coding sequence ATGAGTTCCAAGACGATTAGCCGCCAGCGGCCGCCCGCGCTTAAGGACGCGCGCGGCAAGGTGCTGGAAATCGGCTTCGGGACCGGCCTCAACCTGCCCTGCTATCCAGCGACGGTGACGAACCTTGTGGTGGTCGATCCGGAAGACCTGATGCCCAAGCGAGTCGCCGCTCGTATTTCCGCGGCACCATTTCCCGTAACGCGCGTAACGCGGAGCGCTGAACGCCTGCCGCTTGAAGACGACGCCTTCGACTGCGCCGTCAGTACCTTTACCCTATGTACTATCCCTGATGCATCGGCTGCATTGCGCGAGGTGCGGCGGGTATTGAAACGCGATGGAAGGTTTCTGTTCCTGGAACACGGGCTCAGTGAAGAACCGTCGGTCGCAAAGTGGCAGCGCCGTTTGAATCCGATCCAGCGCAGGATCGGTCGTGGATGCACACTCGACCGGCGCATCGATACACTTATCGCCGATGCCGGCCTGGAGATCACCCGCCTCGATCGCTTCCTCATCCCCGGGATGCCGCGCACGCATGCGACGATGTACCGTGGCATCGCGGCCGCGCGGAAGTGA
- a CDS encoding NAD(P)H-dependent oxidoreductase has protein sequence MPIKLQAIVGSVTPPGRLLSATRWLLDNAQRSHQGVDVHLVNLADQRIAFADGRPPEQYRDDTAGLVESVRRADGVIVASPVYRGSITGALKNFLDHLPLEALAAKPVGIIAMGATHHHFLGADWHLRDILAWFGAIVVPTSVYLVSADFTAGELAESARQDLNDLAAAVIKFSALTPEPGKYLGPKPLAGRRS, from the coding sequence ATGCCGATCAAACTTCAGGCTATCGTGGGAAGCGTTACGCCGCCGGGCCGCCTCCTTAGCGCAACGCGGTGGCTGCTTGACAACGCGCAGAGGTCGCATCAGGGGGTCGACGTTCACCTAGTAAATCTTGCGGACCAACGGATAGCTTTCGCGGATGGCCGCCCGCCCGAGCAGTACCGCGACGACACCGCCGGGCTGGTCGAGAGCGTGCGCCGAGCCGACGGAGTAATAGTCGCCAGTCCGGTATACAGAGGATCGATTACCGGTGCGCTGAAAAATTTCCTCGACCATCTGCCGCTCGAGGCCTTAGCGGCAAAGCCGGTTGGAATCATCGCGATGGGCGCCACGCACCATCATTTTCTCGGTGCCGATTGGCATCTGCGCGATATTCTCGCGTGGTTCGGCGCGATCGTGGTTCCGACTAGCGTCTACCTGGTATCTGCGGATTTTACCGCAGGTGAACTGGCGGAAAGCGCGCGGCAAGATCTCAATGATCTCGCCGCGGCGGTAATCAAATTTTCGGCGCTCACACCGGAACCGGGAAAATACCTCGGGCCCAAACCTTTGGCTGGTCGACGAAGCTGA
- a CDS encoding glycosyltransferase family 4 protein gives ERVVSYLTEELVRRGHEVTLFASGDSITSARLVSGFPRSLRLAGLSSSGIGPGLHMPMLADVYGSADRFDIIHSHIDYWSFPFARLCPTPTITTMHGRLDVEPLKPIYERFPEMPLVSISDSQRGPMPSANWVGTAYHGLPLDFLKFNPDPGKYLAFLGRICPEKRVDLAIEVALKAGIPLKIAAKVDAVDVEYFERLIKPRLSPPDVEHIGEISEHEKSEFLGNSLAQLFAIDWPEPFGLAMIESFACGAPVISRPCGSVPEIVTDGKTGFIASTVDELVAAVKRIDQISRADCRAEFEARFSVTHMAQRYEALYAQVIEAREKAL, from the coding sequence GAGCGCGTAGTCTCATACCTGACCGAGGAACTGGTGCGCCGCGGTCACGAGGTGACCCTGTTTGCGTCCGGCGACTCGATTACCTCCGCGCGGTTGGTATCGGGTTTTCCACGCTCACTACGGCTGGCCGGTTTGTCGTCTTCCGGGATCGGCCCCGGGCTTCATATGCCGATGCTCGCCGACGTGTACGGCAGCGCCGATCGCTTTGACATCATTCACTCGCACATCGACTACTGGTCCTTTCCGTTCGCCCGCCTTTGCCCGACCCCGACCATCACTACGATGCATGGTCGGCTCGATGTCGAGCCACTCAAGCCCATCTATGAGCGTTTTCCCGAGATGCCGCTAGTTTCGATCAGCGATTCCCAACGCGGCCCCATGCCCTCGGCGAATTGGGTAGGTACCGCATATCATGGACTGCCGCTCGACTTTCTCAAGTTCAATCCGGACCCCGGCAAGTATCTAGCGTTCCTCGGAAGAATCTGTCCGGAAAAGCGCGTAGACCTGGCCATCGAGGTGGCGCTTAAGGCCGGCATTCCTCTGAAGATCGCGGCCAAGGTCGACGCGGTTGACGTTGAATACTTCGAAAGGCTCATCAAGCCACGCCTCTCTCCTCCGGATGTCGAGCACATCGGCGAGATCAGCGAGCACGAGAAAAGTGAGTTTCTTGGTAACTCGTTGGCGCAATTGTTCGCGATCGATTGGCCGGAACCGTTCGGGCTCGCGATGATTGAGTCATTCGCGTGCGGCGCGCCGGTCATCAGCCGCCCGTGCGGGTCGGTTCCCGAGATCGTGACCGACGGCAAGACCGGCTTCATCGCGTCGACCGTGGATGAACTGGTCGCAGCCGTGAAGCGCATCGATCAGATTTCACGGGCCGACTGCCGCGCCGAATTCGAAGCTCGCTTTAGCGTCACGCACATGGCGCAACGCTACGAAGCACTATACGCGCAGGTGATCGAGGCACGAGAAAAAGCGCTATAG
- a CDS encoding HAD-IA family hydrolase, with amino-acid sequence MAIEAILWDFGGVFTSSPFEAFNRYEARRGLPKDFIRKVNSTNHECNAWALFECSRIDAQEFDLKFLEESTALGYPVRGGDILPLLSGELRPRMVAALRACKQRFKIGCITNNVIHSNGPAMAANPHAAARVAEVMQLFDAIIESSKTGIRKPNPKVYLMMCDRLGVPPRACVYLDDLGINCKPAAQLGMIAIKVVTEDQTLSELGRVTGLAF; translated from the coding sequence ATGGCCATCGAAGCGATCCTGTGGGACTTCGGCGGTGTCTTCACAAGCTCGCCGTTCGAGGCTTTCAATCGCTATGAAGCCCGGCGTGGCCTCCCCAAGGACTTCATTCGCAAGGTCAATTCCACCAACCACGAGTGCAACGCGTGGGCGCTTTTTGAGTGTTCTAGAATTGACGCGCAGGAGTTCGACCTCAAGTTTCTCGAAGAATCAACTGCGCTCGGCTATCCGGTACGGGGCGGAGACATCCTGCCACTCTTATCCGGCGAGCTCCGTCCGCGAATGGTGGCGGCCTTGCGCGCTTGCAAGCAACGCTTCAAGATCGGCTGCATTACCAACAACGTTATCCACTCCAATGGACCCGCAATGGCGGCGAACCCGCACGCCGCGGCGCGGGTCGCCGAAGTAATGCAGCTCTTCGATGCGATCATCGAAAGCTCCAAAACCGGCATCCGCAAGCCCAACCCGAAAGTCTACCTGATGATGTGTGACCGGTTGGGGGTGCCCCCGCGAGCCTGCGTCTACCTCGACGATTTGGGCATCAATTGCAAACCCGCGGCGCAGCTGGGCATGATCGCCATCAAAGTGGTGACCGAGGATCAGACCCTCTCCGAATTGGGACGTGTCACCGGACTCGCTTTCTAG
- a CDS encoding NAD(P)/FAD-dependent oxidoreductase, with amino-acid sequence MSDAANDPSADGGTEGLGFDPDALRAKYREERDQRIRSDGNEQYVEVKGDFSRYVDDPYVEPGFTREPLNETLEIVIVGGGFGGLLAGARLREAGVQDLRIVEKGGDFGGTWYWNRYPGAQCDIESYIYLPLLEETGYLPKEKYSFAPEILAHARRIGERYDLYRSALFQTLIKEIRWSEEECRWLVSTNRDDLLRARHVVMSNGPLNRPKLPGIPGIDSYKGHTFHTSRWDYQYTGGDTNGNLHKLGDKRMAVIGTGATAIQCVPHLAKHAQHLFVFQRTPSSVDIRGNSPTDSEWAKALGSGWQKNRMDNFNTLVSGGAADMDLVNDGWTDIIRNLAALLPRKEADPDKRHDMAKMTELADFKKMNQIRARVDSIVKDEATAEALKPWYRQFCKRPTFNDEYLPAFNRPNVTLVDTRGRGVDRITEKGLVFDGNEYEVDCIVFATGFEVGTAYTRRSGYEIYGRGGKSLTEHWGDGLRTLHGFYSAGFPNCFHMGITQNALTANFPHMLDEQSRHIAQLIQHAKQNEARCIEPTPEAEAEWVATIKAKAINSLNFLTECTPGYYNNEGKPTAGTGLAGDNYGGGPIEFFALLKQWREAGDMKGLKFS; translated from the coding sequence ATGAGTGACGCTGCTAATGATCCATCCGCCGACGGCGGTACCGAAGGTCTCGGTTTTGATCCCGATGCCCTCCGGGCCAAGTACCGCGAAGAGCGCGACCAGCGCATCCGCTCCGACGGCAACGAACAGTACGTTGAGGTCAAGGGTGACTTCAGCCGCTATGTAGATGATCCGTATGTAGAACCCGGCTTCACCCGCGAACCGCTGAACGAGACGTTAGAGATTGTGATCGTCGGCGGTGGCTTCGGCGGTCTGCTCGCGGGCGCACGCCTGCGCGAGGCGGGCGTGCAAGACCTTCGCATCGTCGAGAAGGGCGGCGACTTCGGCGGCACCTGGTACTGGAACCGCTATCCGGGCGCACAATGCGACATCGAGTCATACATCTATCTGCCGCTGCTCGAGGAGACTGGATACCTTCCGAAAGAAAAGTATTCCTTCGCGCCGGAAATCCTCGCGCACGCGCGCCGCATCGGCGAGAGGTACGATCTGTATCGCAGCGCTCTCTTTCAGACCCTGATCAAGGAAATCCGATGGAGCGAGGAAGAGTGTCGGTGGCTGGTCAGCACCAATCGTGATGACCTCCTGCGCGCGCGCCACGTAGTGATGTCCAACGGTCCCCTCAACCGGCCCAAGCTGCCCGGAATTCCCGGGATCGACAGTTACAAGGGGCACACCTTTCACACCAGTCGCTGGGACTACCAGTACACCGGAGGAGACACCAACGGGAATCTGCACAAGCTTGGTGACAAGCGGATGGCGGTGATCGGAACCGGCGCGACGGCGATCCAATGCGTCCCCCACCTCGCGAAACACGCTCAACATTTATTTGTGTTCCAGCGCACGCCGTCGTCCGTCGACATTCGCGGTAACAGTCCGACCGATTCCGAATGGGCCAAGGCGCTGGGTTCCGGTTGGCAAAAAAACCGGATGGACAACTTCAACACCCTGGTTTCCGGTGGAGCAGCCGACATGGACCTGGTGAACGACGGATGGACCGATATCATCCGCAACCTGGCTGCGCTCCTGCCGCGAAAAGAAGCTGACCCGGACAAGCGCCACGACATGGCCAAGATGACGGAGTTGGCGGATTTCAAGAAAATGAATCAGATCCGGGCGCGGGTCGATTCGATCGTGAAGGACGAGGCAACGGCGGAGGCGCTCAAGCCCTGGTATCGGCAGTTCTGCAAGCGCCCCACCTTCAACGATGAGTACCTGCCCGCATTCAACCGACCCAACGTGACACTGGTCGACACGCGCGGACGCGGGGTCGATCGCATCACGGAAAAGGGCCTGGTCTTCGATGGGAACGAATACGAAGTGGATTGCATCGTCTTCGCGACCGGCTTCGAGGTCGGTACCGCGTACACGCGCCGCTCGGGCTACGAGATTTACGGGCGCGGCGGCAAATCGTTGACCGAGCATTGGGGGGACGGCCTCAGGACGCTCCATGGTTTTTACAGCGCGGGCTTTCCGAACTGCTTTCACATGGGAATCACCCAGAATGCGCTTACGGCCAACTTTCCGCACATGCTCGATGAGCAATCGCGGCATATCGCGCAGCTCATCCAGCACGCCAAGCAGAATGAAGCCCGCTGCATCGAGCCAACGCCGGAAGCGGAGGCGGAGTGGGTCGCGACCATCAAGGCCAAGGCGATCAACAGCCTAAACTTCCTGACCGAGTGCACGCCTGGCTACTACAACAACGAAGGCAAGCCGACGGCAGGGACGGGTCTGGCGGGCGATAACTATGGGGGCGGTCCGATCGAGTTCTTCGCGCTCCTGAAACAATGGCGCGAAGCGGGCGACATGAAAGGTTTGAAATTCAGCTAG